The following proteins come from a genomic window of Streptomyces liliiviolaceus:
- the recX gene encoding recombination regulator RecX has product MTRRTDWAEYVYPAAPEGQGQGRGGDFGSAGRGGEDEDGSGYEDGGPYGGDEPFGPGASGSGSGTGAGTNGGYGERGDHRSVDGRRGGRGRSRGDGSRESGGSSGVGSGPGAGEWPYGGGDGDGGDRDGARDEGAPGRGGRARRGRGRRSGFGESSGDAQDGGAPSSSRAEKAEQPKDPAEQARAICLRLLTGTARTRKQLADALSKREIPDDVADEVLSRFEEVGLINDSAFAEAWVESRHHGRGLARRALAQELRTKGVDPTLIDEAVAQLDSDQEEETARALVERKLRATRGLDRDKRIRRLAGMLARKGYSQGIALRVVRQALEEEGEDAEFLGDEEF; this is encoded by the coding sequence GTGACACGACGAACGGACTGGGCCGAGTACGTCTACCCCGCAGCCCCTGAAGGGCAGGGCCAGGGTCGCGGGGGAGACTTCGGCTCTGCCGGCAGAGGTGGCGAGGACGAAGACGGCAGTGGGTACGAGGACGGTGGACCGTACGGCGGGGATGAGCCGTTCGGTCCCGGCGCCTCGGGATCGGGATCGGGCACGGGCGCGGGCACGAACGGGGGATACGGCGAGCGCGGGGATCACCGGTCTGTAGATGGTCGGCGAGGCGGCCGTGGTAGGTCGCGCGGTGACGGCTCGCGGGAAAGCGGCGGTTCATCGGGCGTCGGCTCAGGGCCCGGCGCCGGCGAGTGGCCGTACGGGGGCGGGGACGGGGACGGAGGAGACCGGGACGGGGCGCGGGACGAGGGCGCTCCGGGGCGTGGAGGCCGCGCCCGGCGGGGGCGGGGCCGGCGCAGTGGCTTCGGAGAGTCGTCCGGCGACGCACAGGACGGAGGCGCCCCTTCCTCGTCGAGGGCCGAGAAGGCGGAGCAGCCAAAGGACCCGGCTGAGCAGGCGCGGGCGATCTGTCTGCGCCTGCTCACCGGGACCGCGCGGACGCGCAAGCAGCTGGCGGACGCGTTGAGCAAGCGCGAGATCCCGGACGACGTGGCGGACGAGGTGCTGTCACGCTTCGAAGAGGTCGGGCTGATCAACGACAGCGCCTTCGCGGAGGCCTGGGTGGAGTCCCGCCATCACGGCAGGGGTCTCGCCCGGCGGGCACTCGCCCAGGAGCTGCGGACCAAGGGCGTGGACCCCACGTTGATCGACGAGGCGGTCGCGCAACTCGACTCCGACCAGGAGGAGGAGACCGCACGCGCACTCGTGGAGCGCAAGCTGCGTGCCACACGCGGTCTCGACCGTGACAAGCGCATTCGGCGCCTCGCGGGCATGCTCGCCCGCAAGGGCTACTCCCAGGGCATCGCCCTGCGCGTGGTCCGCCAGGCGCTTGAAGAAGAGGGCGAGGACGCGGAGTTCCTCGGCGACGAGGAGTTCTGA
- the recA gene encoding recombinase RecA: MAGTDREKALDAALAQIERQFGKGAVMRLGERPNEPVEVIPTGSTALDVALGVGGLPRGRVVEVYGPESSGKTTLTLHAVANAQKAGGQVAFVDAEHALDPEYAKKLGVDIENLILSQPDNGEQALEIVDMLIRSGALDLIVIDSVAALVPRAEIEGEMGDSHVGLQARLMSQALRKITSALNQSKTTAIFINQLREKIGVMFGSPETTTGGRALKFYASVRLDIRRIETLKDGTDAVGNRTRVKVVKNKVAPPFKQAEFDILYGQGISREGGLIDMGVENGFVRKAGAWYTYEGDQLGQGKENARNFLKDNPDLANEIEKKILEKLGVGVKAEKDKPAAEPGADAAAVAAGEGAKTVPAPAAKTVKPKAAAAKS, encoded by the coding sequence ATGGCAGGAACCGACCGCGAGAAGGCGCTCGACGCCGCGCTCGCACAAATTGAACGGCAATTCGGCAAGGGCGCGGTGATGCGCCTCGGCGAGCGGCCGAACGAGCCCGTCGAGGTCATCCCCACCGGCTCGACGGCCCTCGACGTCGCACTCGGCGTCGGCGGCCTGCCGCGTGGCCGAGTGGTGGAGGTGTACGGACCGGAGTCCTCCGGCAAGACGACCCTGACGCTGCACGCCGTGGCGAACGCGCAGAAGGCCGGCGGCCAGGTGGCCTTCGTGGACGCGGAGCACGCCCTCGACCCCGAGTACGCGAAAAAGCTCGGCGTCGACATCGAGAACCTGATCCTGTCGCAGCCGGACAACGGCGAGCAGGCTCTGGAGATCGTGGACATGCTGATCCGCTCCGGCGCGCTCGACCTCATCGTCATCGACTCCGTCGCGGCCCTCGTGCCGCGCGCGGAGATCGAGGGCGAGATGGGCGACTCGCACGTGGGTCTGCAGGCCCGTCTGATGAGCCAGGCACTGCGGAAGATCACCAGCGCGCTCAACCAGTCGAAGACCACCGCGATCTTCATCAACCAGCTCCGCGAGAAGATCGGCGTGATGTTCGGCTCGCCGGAGACCACGACCGGTGGCCGGGCGCTGAAGTTCTACGCCTCGGTGCGCCTCGACATCCGTCGTATCGAGACCCTGAAGGACGGCACCGACGCGGTCGGCAACCGCACCCGCGTCAAGGTCGTCAAGAACAAGGTCGCACCGCCCTTCAAGCAGGCCGAGTTCGACATCCTCTACGGACAGGGCATCAGCCGCGAGGGCGGCCTGATCGACATGGGCGTGGAGAACGGCTTCGTCCGCAAGGCCGGCGCCTGGTACACGTACGAGGGCGACCAGCTCGGCCAGGGCAAGGAGAACGCGCGCAACTTCCTGAAGGACAACCCCGACCTCGCCAACGAGATCGAGAAGAAGATCCTGGAGAAGCTGGGCGTCGGTGTGAAGGCGGAGAAGGACAAGCCCGCTGCCGAGCCGGGCGCGGACGCGGCGGCGGTCGCGGCAGGAGAGGGCGCGAAGACTGTTCCCGCTCCCGCGGCCAAGACCGTCAAGCCCAAGGCCGCGGCGGCCAAGAGCTAG
- a CDS encoding amino acid ABC transporter permease: MFDFLEGYNLWEAFWTTVQLTVLSAVGSLIWGTLLAAMRVGPVPLMRGFGTAYVNVVRNIPLTVIILFTSLGLNQTFGVELGSNVTDTTNFRLAVLGLIAYTSAFVCEALRSGINTVPVGQAEAARALGLNFTQVLTLVVLPQAFRSVVGPLANVLIALTKNTTVAAAIGVAEAALLMKEMIENEAQLVLISAVFAFGFVCLTLPTGLILGWVSKKVAVKR; the protein is encoded by the coding sequence GTGTTCGATTTTCTTGAAGGTTACAACCTGTGGGAAGCCTTCTGGACGACGGTGCAGCTGACCGTCCTGTCCGCCGTCGGCTCCCTGATCTGGGGAACTCTGCTGGCCGCCATGCGGGTCGGTCCGGTGCCTCTCATGCGCGGTTTCGGTACCGCCTATGTCAATGTCGTGCGGAACATTCCGCTGACGGTCATCATCCTGTTCACGTCTTTGGGTCTCAACCAGACGTTCGGGGTCGAACTCGGCTCGAACGTGACCGACACCACCAACTTCCGGCTCGCGGTGCTCGGTCTGATCGCGTACACCTCGGCGTTCGTGTGTGAGGCGCTGCGGTCGGGCATCAACACGGTGCCCGTCGGCCAGGCCGAGGCCGCACGTGCCCTCGGTCTGAACTTCACGCAGGTGCTCACTCTGGTCGTGCTGCCGCAGGCGTTCCGTTCGGTCGTCGGTCCGCTGGCCAACGTCCTGATCGCATTGACGAAGAACACCACGGTGGCCGCCGCCATCGGCGTCGCCGAGGCCGCGCTGCTGATGAAGGAGATGATCGAGAACGAGGCTCAACTCGTCCTGATCTCCGCGGTCTTCGCGTTCGGATTCGTCTGTCTGACACTGCCGACCGGTCTGATCCTCGGCTGGGTGAGCAAGAAGGTGGCGGTGAAACGATGA
- a CDS encoding cupin domain-containing protein, with amino-acid sequence MSVSPSVPASAGSAASTEARTPTQAELLDFVRRTAADAELIASLPLDPEGRTWVRLEGPGGSEAWLIGWPPGTGTGWHDHAESVGAFLTASGELKENSLVARLPTDGWKTLELNEGIDRERRLSAGKGRSFGQHHVHEVLNESTEEHAVSVHAYYPPLPRISRYSRTGQILRLEQVERPEDWQ; translated from the coding sequence GTGTCTGTGTCACCTTCTGTTCCCGCTTCCGCCGGTTCCGCCGCCTCCACCGAGGCCCGTACTCCCACCCAGGCCGAACTGCTGGACTTCGTACGGCGCACGGCCGCCGACGCCGAACTGATCGCCTCCCTGCCGCTCGATCCCGAGGGACGTACGTGGGTACGCCTCGAAGGTCCTGGCGGCAGCGAGGCCTGGCTCATCGGCTGGCCGCCCGGTACGGGTACCGGCTGGCACGACCACGCCGAGTCGGTGGGCGCGTTCCTCACCGCGTCCGGCGAACTCAAGGAGAACTCGCTCGTCGCACGGCTGCCCACCGACGGCTGGAAGACCCTCGAACTCAACGAGGGAATCGACCGTGAGCGCCGCCTGTCGGCCGGCAAGGGCCGCTCGTTCGGCCAGCACCATGTGCACGAGGTGCTCAACGAGTCCACCGAGGAGCACGCCGTCTCCGTGCACGCGTACTACCCGCCGCTCCCCCGGATCAGCCGCTACAGCCGCACCGGCCAGATCCTGCGCCTGGAGCAGGTCGAGCGCCCCGAGGACTGGCAGTGA
- a CDS encoding AI-2E family transporter → MASTDETAQVGQHASPLGTTPPRPPAGGAAEGGARMPRWLPRAMVLALALIACFQLGSWAFHQLTGLLINILIAFFLALAIEPAVSWMSSFGMRRGLATGLVFLITMIVSAGFVTLLGSMLAGQIIDIVEDFPKYVESVISWINTTFHTELSRVDIQDSLLRSDWLRKYVQNSATGVLDVSAQVLGGLFQLLTITLFAFYFAADGPRLRRALCSVLPPSRQAEVLRAWEIAVNKTGGYLYSRGLMALVSGLAHYVLLEFLGVDYAPVLAVWVGLVSQFIPTIGTYLAGALPMLIAFTVNPWYALWVLVFVVVYQQFENYVLQPKLTARTVDIHPAVAFGSVIAGTALLGAVGALIAIPAVATLQAFLGAYVKRYAVTDDPRVHGRRERGSGTLLKRVRQLLRGGSQGAPPGEGDGPLPGEGDGPRASS, encoded by the coding sequence GTGGCATCGACAGACGAGACCGCCCAGGTCGGACAGCACGCATCACCGCTCGGCACGACACCTCCCAGGCCCCCGGCCGGAGGTGCGGCCGAGGGGGGCGCCCGCATGCCGCGCTGGTTGCCGCGGGCCATGGTGCTCGCCCTTGCCCTCATCGCCTGTTTCCAACTGGGCAGTTGGGCCTTTCACCAGCTGACCGGGCTGCTGATCAACATCCTGATCGCGTTCTTCCTGGCCCTCGCCATAGAGCCCGCGGTGAGCTGGATGTCCTCATTCGGCATGCGCAGAGGGCTGGCCACCGGCCTCGTGTTCCTCATCACGATGATCGTGAGCGCGGGCTTCGTCACGCTGCTCGGCTCGATGCTCGCCGGGCAGATCATCGACATCGTCGAGGACTTCCCGAAGTACGTCGAATCGGTGATCAGCTGGATCAACACCACCTTCCACACCGAGCTGAGCCGCGTCGACATCCAGGACAGCCTGCTGCGCTCCGACTGGCTCCGGAAGTACGTGCAGAACAGCGCCACCGGCGTCCTGGACGTGTCCGCGCAGGTGCTGGGCGGCCTCTTCCAGCTCCTGACGATCACCCTGTTCGCGTTCTACTTCGCCGCCGACGGCCCGCGGCTGCGGCGCGCGCTGTGCTCGGTGCTGCCTCCGTCCCGGCAGGCGGAGGTCCTGCGTGCGTGGGAGATCGCCGTCAACAAGACCGGCGGGTATCTCTACTCGCGCGGCCTGATGGCGCTCGTCTCCGGCCTGGCGCACTACGTCCTGCTGGAGTTCCTCGGCGTGGACTACGCGCCCGTGCTCGCCGTCTGGGTGGGACTGGTCTCGCAGTTCATCCCCACCATCGGCACGTATCTCGCGGGCGCCCTGCCGATGCTGATCGCCTTCACGGTCAACCCCTGGTACGCGCTGTGGGTGCTGGTCTTCGTCGTGGTCTACCAGCAGTTCGAGAACTATGTGCTGCAGCCCAAGCTGACCGCGAGGACCGTGGACATCCACCCTGCGGTCGCCTTCGGGTCGGTCATCGCGGGCACCGCCCTGCTCGGAGCCGTCGGCGCACTGATCGCCATCCCCGCGGTCGCCACCCTCCAGGCCTTCCTGGGTGCGTACGTGAAGCGGTACGCCGTCACGGACGACCCGCGGGTGCACGGGCGCCGGGAACGGGGCTCAGGAACCCTCCTGAAGCGTGTACGGCAGCTGCTGCGCGGAGGTTCCCAGGGGGCGCCGCCGGGTGAGGGCGACGGGCCGCTGCCGGGTGAGGGTGACGGGCCCCGCGCTTCATCCTGA
- a CDS encoding amino acid ABC transporter ATP-binding protein: MTEVSVTKDALPAADDLVVLKNVNKHFGALHVLQDIDLTIARGEVVVVIGPSGSGKSTLCRAINRLESIESGSITIDGKPLPEEGKALARLRADVGMVFQSFNLFAHKTVLENVMLGQLKVRKADKKEAEEKARGLLDRVGVAAQADKYPAQLSGGQQQRVAIARALAMGPKVMLFDEPTSALDPEMINEVLEVMQQLARDGMTMVVVTHEMGFARSAANRVVFMADGRIVEEAVPDQFFSNPRSDRAKDFLSKILHH; this comes from the coding sequence ATGACCGAAGTATCGGTGACCAAGGACGCCCTGCCCGCGGCCGATGATCTGGTCGTGCTGAAGAACGTGAACAAGCACTTCGGTGCGTTGCATGTACTTCAGGACATCGATCTGACCATCGCCCGTGGTGAGGTTGTCGTGGTCATCGGACCCTCCGGGTCCGGAAAGTCCACCCTGTGTCGCGCGATCAACCGTCTGGAGTCGATCGAGTCGGGATCCATCACGATCGACGGGAAGCCACTGCCCGAGGAGGGCAAGGCACTCGCCCGTCTGCGTGCGGACGTCGGCATGGTGTTCCAGTCGTTCAATCTGTTCGCGCACAAGACAGTGCTCGAAAACGTGATGCTGGGCCAGCTCAAGGTTCGCAAGGCGGACAAGAAGGAAGCCGAGGAGAAGGCCCGCGGCCTGCTCGACCGGGTCGGTGTCGCCGCCCAGGCCGACAAGTACCCCGCGCAGCTCTCCGGCGGACAGCAGCAGCGTGTCGCGATCGCCCGGGCGCTGGCGATGGGCCCCAAGGTCATGCTCTTCGACGAGCCGACGTCGGCTCTCGACCCGGAGATGATCAACGAGGTCCTGGAAGTCATGCAGCAGCTCGCGCGTGACGGGATGACGATGGTCGTAGTCACCCACGAGATGGGATTCGCCCGTTCGGCGGCCAACCGCGTCGTCTTCATGGCGGACGGACGCATCGTCGAAGAGGCTGTGCCGGACCAGTTCTTCAGCAATCCGCGCAGTGACCGGGCGAAGGACTTCCTGTCGAAGATCCTGCACCACTGA
- a CDS encoding amino acid ABC transporter permease, with the protein MSSVLYDSQGPKAKRRNLVISVVFVAVLAALLWWMYGVLDEKGQLAWELWKPFFHGEAWSTYLWPGLQNTLKAAALAMIIALPLGAVLGIARLSDHVWVRGTAGVVVEFFRSIPVLVLMIFGLALFAEYTNVSTDDRPLYAVVTGLVLYNASVLAEIVRAGILSLPRGQAEAASAIGLRKNQTMRFILLPQAVTAMLPAIVSQLVVIVKDTALGGAVLTFSELMASVSPMSAYYGANTLASFTVVALIFIAINFSLTSFASWLERRLRQGKRSTGAVVTADAVEELSTPGEHVGGQK; encoded by the coding sequence ATGAGCTCGGTCCTCTACGACTCGCAGGGCCCCAAAGCCAAGCGGCGGAACCTCGTCATCTCGGTGGTGTTCGTCGCCGTCCTCGCCGCGCTGCTGTGGTGGATGTACGGCGTGCTGGACGAGAAGGGCCAGCTCGCGTGGGAGCTGTGGAAGCCCTTCTTCCACGGGGAGGCCTGGAGCACCTACCTCTGGCCGGGGCTGCAGAACACCCTGAAGGCTGCGGCGCTCGCCATGATCATCGCCCTGCCGCTCGGAGCGGTCCTCGGTATCGCCCGGCTGTCCGACCACGTGTGGGTGCGTGGTACGGCCGGTGTGGTGGTCGAGTTCTTCCGCTCCATCCCGGTGCTGGTCCTGATGATCTTCGGTCTGGCGCTGTTCGCGGAGTACACGAACGTCAGCACGGACGACCGTCCGCTGTACGCGGTCGTCACGGGTCTGGTGCTCTACAACGCCTCGGTCCTCGCCGAGATCGTCCGGGCGGGCATCCTGTCGCTGCCCAGGGGCCAGGCCGAGGCCGCGTCGGCCATCGGTCTGCGCAAGAACCAGACCATGCGGTTCATCCTGCTGCCGCAGGCGGTCACGGCGATGCTGCCGGCGATCGTCAGCCAGCTCGTGGTGATCGTGAAGGACACCGCCCTCGGTGGCGCGGTCCTCACCTTCTCCGAGCTGATGGCCTCCGTCAGCCCGATGAGCGCGTACTACGGCGCCAACACCCTCGCCAGCTTCACGGTCGTGGCGCTGATCTTCATCGCGATCAACTTCTCGCTCACGAGCTTCGCGAGCTGGCTGGAACGCCGGCTGCGCCAGGGCAAGAGGTCCACCGGCGCGGTCGTCACCGCGGACGCGGTGGAGGAGCTCAGCACGCCGGGTGAGCACGTGGGCGGCCAGAAGTAG
- a CDS encoding glutamate ABC transporter substrate-binding protein yields the protein MKLRRVTAASAAVLALAVAATACGSDDKDDSSSSSGGGNKKITIGIKFDQPGIGQKTPDGYAGFDVDVATYVAKELGYSEDQIQWKEAKSADRETMLQRGDVDFIAASYSINDERAAKVDFAGPYLLAHQDVLVRADDKDIKSPEDLNSKKLCSVTGSTSAQNVKDKLAPKAQLQQYPTYSACLTGLQSGAIDALTTDDSILAGYASQSNFKGKFKLGGFKMTNENYGIGVKKGSDLKAKIDSALEKMVSDKSWDKAVEANFGPADYKNEPAPKIGNVVK from the coding sequence ATGAAGCTCCGCAGGGTCACCGCCGCCTCGGCCGCCGTCCTCGCACTCGCTGTCGCCGCCACCGCGTGCGGTTCCGACGACAAGGACGACAGCAGCAGCTCCTCCGGGGGTGGCAACAAGAAGATCACCATCGGCATCAAGTTCGACCAGCCCGGCATCGGCCAGAAAACGCCGGACGGCTACGCGGGCTTCGACGTCGACGTCGCGACGTACGTCGCCAAGGAGCTCGGCTACAGCGAGGACCAGATCCAGTGGAAGGAAGCGAAGAGCGCCGACCGCGAGACCATGCTCCAGCGTGGTGACGTCGACTTCATCGCCGCCTCCTACTCGATCAACGACGAGCGCGCCGCGAAGGTCGACTTCGCCGGCCCGTACCTCCTCGCCCACCAGGACGTGCTGGTCCGCGCCGACGACAAGGACATCAAGTCGCCGGAGGACCTCAACAGCAAGAAGCTGTGTTCGGTCACCGGCTCGACCTCGGCGCAGAACGTCAAGGACAAGCTCGCCCCGAAGGCCCAGCTGCAGCAGTACCCGACGTACTCCGCGTGTCTGACCGGTCTGCAGAGCGGCGCCATCGACGCGCTGACCACGGACGACTCGATCCTCGCGGGTTACGCCTCGCAGTCGAACTTCAAGGGCAAGTTCAAGCTCGGCGGCTTCAAGATGACCAACGAGAACTACGGCATCGGCGTCAAGAAGGGCAGCGACCTCAAGGCGAAGATCGACAGCGCCCTGGAGAAGATGGTCTCCGACAAGTCGTGGGACAAGGCCGTCGAGGCCAACTTCGGTCCGGCCGACTACAAGAACGAGCCGGCGCCGAAGATCGGCAACGTCGTCAAGTAA
- a CDS encoding rhodanese-like domain-containing protein, translated as MTAELPVGIDELLERVRADLARVEAEAAHDAAQAGDALLVDIRYAALRERDGLIPGALVVERNELEWRLDPQGSHRAPEATSHDLRVVIVCNEGYASSLAAVSLRQLGLHRATDLVGGFQAWRTAGLPVETTTATA; from the coding sequence GTGACGGCCGAACTCCCCGTGGGGATCGACGAGTTGCTGGAGCGGGTCCGCGCGGACCTGGCCCGGGTCGAGGCGGAGGCCGCCCACGACGCGGCACAGGCGGGCGACGCCCTGCTCGTCGACATCCGGTACGCGGCACTGCGTGAGCGCGACGGCCTGATCCCTGGCGCGCTCGTCGTCGAGCGCAACGAACTGGAGTGGCGGCTCGACCCGCAGGGCAGCCATCGCGCGCCCGAGGCCACGAGTCACGACCTGCGCGTCGTGATCGTCTGCAACGAGGGCTACGCGTCGAGCCTCGCCGCCGTCTCTCTGCGGCAGCTGGGACTGCACCGGGCCACGGACCTGGTGGGAGGCTTCCAGGCCTGGCGAACGGCGGGCCTGCCGGTGGAAACGACTACGGCTACGGCCTAG
- a CDS encoding putative leader peptide, with translation MRLWRRVHMDLVRYAGCVCRPSC, from the coding sequence GTGCGCCTGTGGCGGCGAGTCCATATGGACCTCGTCCGCTATGCGGGCTGCGTGTGTCGCCCGTCCTGCTGA
- a CDS encoding FAD-dependent monooxygenase translates to MDPVIIVGAGPVGLTLALALARQEVPSVVLDEGPGKDEQRLARTAVLREDTAALIGRLTGFPVAETGFRWSGWRSMRRKQVMREITFGEDDPALLHLPQHVLTAALREAIGTERLVRVAAESRLDSLEQEAAGVTAHTRGPKGTWWRGSYLVGCDGPRSTVRKLQDIRFPGRTAVERHAVAALRTELPWPGEALLHRTPPWRTSGPPVSEVTARPLADDVWRMDWLLPPGKDLVTPDLLVARVRETLAGWSGGTTPPYELLDTGVHTVHHRLARRWRAGRVFLAGDSAHLLGALGTQGLDEGLRDADNLAWKLALAWHHGPHEALLDSYQVERRAIVAARLRAADQALPLLRGGGLRSAVPGAARGHDALLTDGHLGRGPLGAPGAHTYSPLAPPHAESAVEVDTAPGAAISDVRVTAEDGSSVALRDRLGRGALLVLLIAPGTVVWDRKHWVTAGIMPRLAAAVTALPHRAELLVAESYPGAAAHTVLLIRPDGHLVTAFGGVRPADLYEAAEAALGGPRTTAEAPASKS, encoded by the coding sequence GTGGACCCGGTGATCATCGTCGGAGCGGGGCCCGTAGGACTCACGCTCGCCCTGGCGCTCGCGCGCCAGGAGGTCCCCTCGGTCGTCCTGGACGAGGGCCCCGGCAAGGACGAACAGCGGCTCGCGCGTACGGCCGTCCTGCGCGAGGACACGGCCGCGCTGATCGGGCGGCTGACGGGCTTCCCCGTCGCAGAGACGGGCTTCCGTTGGTCCGGATGGCGGTCGATGCGGCGCAAGCAGGTGATGCGGGAGATCACGTTCGGCGAGGACGATCCCGCACTGCTGCACCTCCCCCAGCACGTGCTGACCGCCGCCCTGCGCGAGGCGATCGGGACCGAACGCCTGGTCAGGGTCGCCGCGGAGAGCCGTCTCGACTCTCTTGAGCAGGAGGCCGCAGGCGTCACCGCGCACACCCGGGGCCCCAAGGGCACCTGGTGGCGCGGCAGCTACCTGGTCGGCTGCGACGGACCCCGCTCGACGGTCCGCAAGCTCCAGGACATCCGTTTCCCGGGACGTACGGCCGTGGAACGCCACGCCGTCGCCGCGCTGCGTACGGAACTCCCCTGGCCCGGCGAAGCGTTGCTGCACCGCACACCGCCGTGGCGGACCTCGGGCCCCCCGGTCTCCGAGGTGACCGCGCGCCCCCTCGCCGACGACGTGTGGCGCATGGACTGGCTGCTGCCGCCCGGCAAGGACCTGGTCACACCGGACCTCCTGGTGGCACGCGTCCGGGAGACCCTCGCGGGCTGGAGCGGGGGCACCACCCCGCCGTACGAGCTGCTCGACACCGGGGTTCACACGGTCCACCACCGGCTGGCGCGGCGCTGGCGGGCGGGCCGGGTCTTCCTCGCCGGGGACTCGGCGCATCTGCTCGGCGCACTGGGCACCCAGGGCCTCGACGAGGGTCTGCGGGACGCCGACAACCTCGCGTGGAAGCTGGCCCTCGCCTGGCACCACGGCCCGCACGAGGCACTGCTCGACAGCTACCAGGTGGAACGGCGCGCGATCGTCGCCGCGCGCCTGCGCGCCGCCGACCAGGCACTGCCTCTGCTACGCGGCGGAGGACTGCGTTCCGCGGTGCCCGGGGCGGCCCGCGGCCATGACGCCCTCCTCACTGACGGGCACCTGGGGCGCGGACCACTGGGCGCGCCGGGGGCGCACACCTATTCACCGCTCGCACCTCCGCACGCCGAGTCCGCGGTCGAGGTCGACACGGCGCCGGGTGCCGCGATCTCCGATGTACGGGTGACCGCGGAGGACGGTTCGTCCGTGGCCTTGCGCGACCGGCTGGGCCGGGGCGCGCTGCTCGTGCTGCTGATCGCGCCGGGGACCGTGGTGTGGGACCGCAAGCACTGGGTGACGGCCGGGATCATGCCGCGGCTCGCCGCCGCCGTGACCGCGCTGCCGCACCGGGCCGAGCTGCTGGTCGCCGAGAGCTACCCGGGCGCGGCCGCGCACACCGTGCTGCTGATCCGCCCGGACGGGCACCTGGTCACGGCGTTCGGCGGGGTCCGTCCCGCCGACCTGTACGAGGCCGCGGAGGCGGCTCTGGGCGGCCCCCGGACCACGGCGGAGGCGCCCGCGAGCAAGTCCTGA
- a CDS encoding DUF3046 domain-containing protein: MRLTVFWERMSEHFGTEYADTFARDHVMSELGGRTVRQALDAGWEAKDVWRAVCTAVNVPHESR; this comes from the coding sequence ATGCGGTTGACGGTCTTCTGGGAGCGGATGTCGGAGCACTTCGGTACGGAGTACGCCGACACCTTCGCGCGCGATCATGTGATGTCGGAACTCGGCGGACGTACGGTGCGGCAGGCGCTGGACGCGGGCTGGGAGGCGAAGGACGTGTGGCGCGCGGTGTGTACGGCGGTGAACGTTCCCCACGAATCGCGCTGA
- a CDS encoding AzlD domain-containing protein, translating into MNVWIAIGVTAVGCYAVKLIGLMIPAGALERPLVQRLAALLPVALLAALTAQQTFADGRLLVLDARAAGLAAAAVALLLRAPFLLVVAAAVLVTAGVRVMTG; encoded by the coding sequence TTGAACGTCTGGATCGCCATCGGTGTGACCGCCGTCGGTTGTTATGCGGTGAAACTCATCGGGCTGATGATTCCCGCGGGCGCTCTGGAGCGGCCCCTCGTCCAGCGGCTGGCCGCTCTGCTGCCCGTCGCCCTGCTGGCCGCCCTGACCGCTCAGCAGACCTTCGCCGACGGTCGTCTGCTGGTGCTGGACGCGAGGGCCGCGGGGCTTGCCGCGGCCGCCGTGGCGCTGTTGCTGCGTGCTCCCTTCCTGTTGGTCGTCGCTGCGGCTGTGCTGGTCACGGCAGGGGTGCGGGTCATGACTGGTTGA